One segment of Caldanaerobius polysaccharolyticus DSM 13641 DNA contains the following:
- the modA gene encoding molybdate ABC transporter substrate-binding protein, which yields MDIKRIGLICLMAFLIVFGGCSVKSIESSDNSKEQPSTENKVLRVAAAADLSMAFKEIGERFEEKNGCKVQLIIGSSGTLAQQIESGAPFDVFASADLKYIDQLDDKGKMVHGTKKLYAQGRIALATKIEGSLRVEKLDDLTNQEVKKIAIANPEHAPYGAAAQQALEKAGVWDKVKDKLVYGKNVEDTLSLVETGNADAGIVAVSIASKRVKLYPIDESLYTPLKQYIGVIKRAKEEDLAKRFVGYVVSGEGKSILKKYGFAFGEE from the coding sequence ATGGATATAAAACGCATTGGCCTTATTTGTTTAATGGCCTTCTTGATCGTATTTGGAGGTTGCAGCGTCAAATCAATTGAATCAAGCGATAATAGTAAAGAGCAGCCCTCTACAGAGAATAAGGTATTAAGGGTTGCTGCTGCAGCGGATTTAAGCATGGCTTTTAAAGAAATTGGTGAAAGGTTTGAAGAAAAAAATGGGTGTAAAGTGCAATTGATTATAGGTTCTTCTGGAACGCTTGCGCAGCAAATTGAAAGCGGTGCACCTTTTGACGTGTTTGCGTCTGCTGATTTGAAATATATCGACCAGTTAGATGATAAAGGAAAAATGGTTCATGGTACTAAGAAGCTCTATGCTCAGGGTAGGATTGCCCTGGCGACAAAGATTGAGGGCTCTTTACGCGTAGAAAAACTGGATGATTTAACAAATCAAGAAGTAAAAAAGATTGCTATTGCAAATCCGGAACATGCACCTTATGGGGCTGCGGCACAGCAAGCACTAGAAAAAGCGGGGGTATGGGACAAAGTAAAAGACAAATTGGTGTACGGAAAGAATGTTGAAGATACGTTGAGCCTTGTAGAAACGGGGAATGCAGATGCAGGTATAGTTGCGGTATCTATTGCCAGTAAAAGAGTTAAGTTATACCCTATAGATGAAAGCCTTTATACACCTTTGAAGCAATATATAGGTGTGATAAAAAGGGCAAAAGAGGAGGACTTGGCGAAAAGGTTTGTGGGTTATGTAGTGAGTGGAGAAGGAAAAAGTATTTTGAAGAAATACGGCTTTGCGTTTGGGGAGGAATAG
- a CDS encoding NifB/NifX family molybdenum-iron cluster-binding protein — protein MVHRIAVATSDGKMVNEHFGHARHFLIIDIYQDGNYEVVGIRDCIPACGFGDDGKDRMETVISAISDCNAVMVSRIGFSSMDRLRKRGILPLVMPGYIKDAIEAFFNDFVAKR, from the coding sequence ATGGTGCATAGGATAGCTGTGGCTACCAGTGATGGCAAAATGGTAAATGAACATTTTGGTCATGCCAGACACTTTCTTATTATAGATATTTACCAGGACGGTAATTATGAGGTAGTAGGGATAAGGGATTGCATACCTGCCTGTGGTTTTGGTGACGATGGTAAAGATCGGATGGAAACGGTAATAAGCGCTATAAGCGATTGCAATGCTGTAATGGTCAGCCGAATAGGTTTTTCTTCGATGGATAGGTTAAGGAAAAGAGGTATTTTACCATTGGTTATGCCTGGGTACATTAAAGACGCAATTGAAGCGTTTTTTAACGATTTTGTGGCTAAAAGGTGA
- the nifE gene encoding nitrogenase iron-molybdenum cofactor biosynthesis protein NifE: MDALNIEEIPIVERREFITKKGRRKSAIKCDTYSVAGSVSQRACVFTGARVVLNPITDAIHLIHGPIGCASYTWDIRGSLSSGSELYRFSFSTDLKEHDVIFGGEKKLSLAIDELVERYNPKLIFVYCTCIVGVIGDDVEAVCKAASKKYGIKVIPVQSSGFSGNKAMGYRAACDALLRLIEPENKNQVKKERSINYLGDFNLAAEAWIIKSYLKRIGINVNTVFTGDSTCDSLLKSPYASLNIVQCTGSMVYLAQRMKELYGIPFIKVSFLGIEDTSESLRAIARIWGGDAIEKAEALIREETSKIAGTIGFYRERLKGKRAAIYVGGGFKAISLIKQFRELGMNVVMVGTQTGRKEEYEVISEIADEGTIIVDDATPDELEKFILKKGADVLVGGVKERPLAYKLGIAFVDHNHDRKHPLSGYVGAVNFAKEVYSTVCSPVWKHTKL; this comes from the coding sequence ATGGATGCATTGAATATTGAAGAAATACCGATAGTGGAAAGGAGAGAATTTATAACTAAAAAGGGCAGGCGTAAGAGCGCCATAAAGTGTGACACCTACAGCGTTGCCGGCAGTGTAAGCCAGAGAGCGTGTGTTTTTACAGGAGCCAGGGTCGTCTTAAATCCCATTACCGATGCCATACACCTTATACACGGACCCATAGGGTGTGCCAGCTATACCTGGGACATAAGGGGAAGTTTAAGCAGCGGTAGTGAGCTGTATCGTTTTAGTTTCTCTACGGATTTAAAGGAGCACGATGTCATATTCGGTGGCGAGAAAAAACTTTCTCTCGCCATCGATGAATTGGTTGAGAGGTATAATCCAAAGCTCATATTTGTCTACTGCACGTGTATCGTGGGGGTAATAGGAGATGACGTAGAGGCTGTATGTAAAGCGGCTTCAAAGAAATACGGCATCAAAGTCATACCTGTGCAGTCTAGTGGTTTTTCAGGCAATAAGGCTATGGGATACAGAGCTGCCTGTGATGCCCTTCTTAGGTTAATTGAGCCTGAAAATAAGAATCAGGTCAAAAAGGAAAGGAGTATAAATTATCTAGGAGATTTTAACCTGGCTGCAGAGGCGTGGATAATTAAGAGCTACTTAAAAAGAATAGGAATTAATGTAAATACGGTATTTACCGGTGATTCTACATGTGATAGCCTGTTGAAATCCCCTTATGCTTCTCTAAACATTGTTCAGTGCACCGGCTCTATGGTATATTTGGCCCAGCGCATGAAGGAATTGTACGGCATACCTTTTATTAAAGTTTCTTTTTTGGGAATAGAAGACACGTCTGAATCATTAAGGGCTATTGCTAGGATATGGGGCGGTGATGCAATAGAGAAAGCGGAGGCATTGATAAGAGAAGAAACATCAAAGATAGCTGGCACGATAGGCTTCTACAGGGAAAGGCTTAAAGGAAAAAGAGCTGCTATTTATGTGGGCGGTGGGTTTAAAGCTATTTCTTTGATCAAACAATTCAGGGAACTGGGCATGAATGTGGTGATGGTTGGAACCCAGACCGGCCGAAAAGAGGAATACGAGGTCATAAGTGAGATAGCAGATGAAGGCACGATAATAGTTGACGACGCCACCCCTGATGAGTTAGAGAAATTTATACTGAAAAAAGGGGCTGATGTGCTAGTGGGCGGCGTAAAAGAAAGGCCTCTGGCTTATAAATTAGGTATCGCCTTTGTAGATCACAACCACGATAGAAAACACCCCTTGAGTGGGTATGTAGGTGCGGTTAATTTTGCCAAAGAGGTTTATTCCACGGTGTGTTCGCCGGTGTGGAAACACACTAAATTGTAA
- a CDS encoding sulfate/molybdate ABC transporter ATP-binding protein has protein sequence MLEVFLKKIMGSFSLSVVLKANKGIVGVLGPSGSGKSLTLRCIAGLIKPDEGEIVVDGKPVFDSCKKVNVPPRERNIGYMFQNYALFPHLTVEQNIEFGLYKLPKKIRKEKVNSMIEKMKLCGYEKHYPFQLSGGQQQRVALARTLITQPRVLLLDEPFSALDNHIRNLVQQEFFQAIRQNFNGTVLMVTHNIDEAYRLCDKVVVFSEGTTIQSGEKGEVFEYPTSINAARITGYKNFFKARILKETRYYYVISTDFFQLRAIKREECISRDVMVCIRNDHLQIFTSPVENSCECAIVDVIKGIFSETFLVKCGEWVFQVELPKEKSQELRNLKSSSFYLHFPFDKIVLLSRQS, from the coding sequence ATGTTGGAAGTATTTTTAAAGAAGATCATGGGATCTTTTAGTTTGTCAGTCGTTTTAAAGGCGAATAAAGGTATTGTAGGCGTTTTAGGACCATCAGGGAGCGGAAAAAGTTTGACGCTTCGGTGTATAGCAGGATTGATAAAACCTGATGAAGGCGAGATTGTTGTAGACGGCAAACCTGTTTTTGACTCTTGCAAAAAAGTAAATGTACCTCCCAGGGAGAGAAATATCGGATATATGTTTCAAAATTATGCCCTTTTTCCTCATTTGACCGTAGAGCAAAATATTGAGTTTGGTCTCTATAAATTGCCAAAGAAAATAAGGAAGGAAAAGGTTAATAGTATGATAGAAAAGATGAAATTGTGTGGGTATGAAAAACATTATCCATTTCAGCTTTCTGGTGGCCAACAGCAGAGGGTTGCCTTGGCAAGGACTTTAATAACACAACCCCGGGTGCTTCTTTTAGATGAACCTTTTTCAGCTTTGGACAATCACATTAGAAACCTGGTACAGCAGGAATTTTTTCAGGCTATCAGGCAGAACTTTAATGGCACCGTTCTTATGGTGACTCACAATATAGATGAAGCTTATAGATTATGTGATAAAGTGGTAGTTTTTTCAGAAGGTACTACGATTCAATCGGGAGAAAAAGGAGAAGTTTTTGAATACCCAACTAGCATTAATGCAGCGAGGATAACAGGCTATAAAAATTTTTTTAAAGCGCGAATATTAAAAGAAACCAGGTATTATTATGTTATAAGTACGGACTTTTTTCAGTTAAGAGCAATCAAAAGAGAGGAATGTATTAGCCGCGATGTAATGGTATGCATAAGAAATGACCATCTGCAGATCTTTACATCTCCCGTGGAAAACTCCTGTGAGTGTGCCATTGTGGACGTAATTAAAGGGATTTTCTCTGAGACTTTTTTAGTAAAGTGCGGCGAGTGGGTATTTCAGGTAGAATTGCCTAAGGAAAAAAGCCAGGAGCTAAGAAATTTAAAAAGCAGTTCTTTTTATCTTCATTTTCCTTTTGATAAAATCGTTCTGCTCTCTAGACAAAGCTGA
- a CDS encoding alpha-mannosidase: MYFEVERIERILRELKEYIYSEKIPIESYKVKPCGYGDYHLLDSDGSDWDTFLKGDRWGGRDKHFWFKTAVKIPEKFGGKTVVYNLSTGREGGWDALNPQFLLYINKKLIQGLDVNHREVLLCENASVGEVYNIDLYAYAGMGEGLVELNCSIAVLEREVERLYYNMKVPLDVAKLLDEDDLRRIRILQYLTEAVNKIDLRKPFSESFFASVKEANDYLDTEFYGKYCGNEDVVEICVGHTHIDVAWLWTLAQTREKAARSFATVINLMKQYPEYIFMSSQPQLYKFVKEDHPELYREIKEMVKQGRWEAEGAMWLEADCNLTSGESLVRQILFGTRFFKKELGVESKILWLPDVFGYSAALPQILKKSGIDYFMTTKISWNEYNQMPYDTFMWRGIDGTEVLTHFVSTRDYSKGKPEGWFTTYNGFINPSQVMGCWQRYQQKDLSNQVLNCFGYGDGGGGPTKEMLENARRLEKGIPGCPKVKMGKALDFFRNLDKKVKGNKKLPKWVGELYLEYHRGTYTSMARNKKYNRKTEFLNIEAELFSAMNSVLLGGKYPQEEINKCWEVTLLNQFHDILPGSSIKEVYEDSKVQYERVNAIGRDIVNTAICSISSNIGIKDISVVVFNQLSYERSDIVKFELPEGWDSALIYDGDRLLPSQVVEGNKVIFFAERVPSKGYKVYTLKKAEAPNERNGELKASKAELENRFFDIRLDDSGNIVSIYDKINDREVLKANHRANVLQAFEDKPHNYDAWDINIYYQEKMWEIDGVESIDVVEQGPVRAALKIKRKFMDSVIEQIIYIYKDIPRIDFANKIDWKEKQILLKAAFPVDIHADKATYEIQYGNVERPTHWNTSWDYARFEVPAHRWVDLSEGGYGVSLLNDCKYGHDIKDSVMRITLLKSAIQPNEDADRELHEFTYSLYPHSGDWKAADVVSMAYNLNCPMYAKVEMPHQGKLPSELSLLGVDKNNVVVEVVKKAEDSDDVIVRMYECYNARTKVKFTFFKPFERVVECDLMENEIKDQDFQGNTFTFEIRPYEIKTFKITTKITSN; the protein is encoded by the coding sequence TTGTATTTTGAGGTTGAAAGGATAGAGCGAATTTTACGGGAATTAAAAGAGTATATTTACTCAGAAAAGATTCCCATAGAGTCCTACAAAGTGAAGCCTTGTGGTTATGGGGATTATCATTTACTGGACAGCGATGGTTCAGATTGGGATACTTTTTTGAAAGGCGATAGGTGGGGAGGAAGGGATAAGCACTTTTGGTTTAAAACTGCCGTAAAGATACCGGAGAAATTTGGAGGCAAGACAGTAGTTTACAATCTGTCTACTGGCAGAGAAGGTGGCTGGGATGCTTTAAATCCTCAGTTTTTACTTTACATAAACAAAAAGTTGATCCAGGGATTGGACGTCAATCACAGGGAAGTGTTGCTATGCGAAAATGCCAGTGTTGGAGAAGTATACAACATAGATTTGTATGCATATGCCGGTATGGGTGAGGGCTTGGTTGAGCTGAATTGCAGTATAGCCGTGCTGGAGAGAGAAGTAGAAAGATTGTATTATAATATGAAAGTTCCTCTGGATGTAGCCAAATTGCTGGATGAAGACGATCTCAGGAGGATTCGCATTCTCCAGTACTTGACAGAGGCTGTGAATAAAATAGACCTGCGAAAGCCCTTTAGTGAGAGCTTTTTTGCTTCTGTAAAAGAGGCAAACGATTATCTCGATACGGAATTTTACGGTAAATACTGCGGAAACGAGGATGTTGTAGAGATATGCGTGGGTCATACCCATATAGACGTAGCATGGCTTTGGACATTAGCCCAGACAAGGGAAAAAGCGGCAAGGAGTTTTGCCACGGTAATAAACCTTATGAAGCAGTACCCAGAGTACATTTTTATGTCCAGTCAACCGCAGTTATATAAATTTGTCAAAGAAGACCATCCAGAACTGTATAGAGAAATAAAGGAAATGGTCAAACAAGGCAGATGGGAAGCTGAAGGGGCGATGTGGCTTGAGGCCGATTGTAACCTTACATCAGGGGAATCCCTTGTAAGGCAGATTTTATTTGGAACCCGTTTCTTTAAAAAAGAGTTAGGCGTTGAAAGCAAAATATTGTGGTTGCCGGATGTGTTTGGGTACAGTGCGGCCCTTCCGCAGATACTTAAAAAGAGCGGCATAGACTATTTTATGACCACTAAGATAAGCTGGAATGAGTACAACCAGATGCCCTACGACACGTTTATGTGGAGGGGAATAGACGGAACAGAGGTATTGACCCATTTTGTATCCACCAGAGATTATTCCAAAGGTAAACCTGAAGGCTGGTTTACTACCTACAACGGATTTATAAACCCGTCGCAGGTAATGGGTTGCTGGCAGAGATATCAGCAAAAGGATTTGAGCAATCAGGTTTTGAACTGTTTTGGGTACGGAGATGGAGGCGGTGGCCCTACAAAGGAGATGCTGGAGAATGCCAGGAGACTGGAAAAGGGTATACCGGGATGTCCTAAAGTCAAGATGGGCAAAGCTCTTGATTTTTTTAGGAATTTAGATAAAAAGGTCAAGGGGAATAAAAAGCTTCCTAAGTGGGTAGGGGAGTTGTACCTGGAGTACCACAGGGGAACTTATACCTCCATGGCGCGGAATAAAAAATACAACAGGAAGACAGAGTTTTTAAATATTGAGGCTGAACTGTTTTCGGCCATGAACAGCGTTTTGCTTGGAGGAAAATACCCTCAGGAAGAGATCAACAAGTGCTGGGAAGTCACGCTGTTAAACCAGTTTCACGATATACTTCCAGGATCTTCAATAAAAGAGGTTTATGAGGACTCCAAGGTGCAGTATGAGAGGGTCAATGCCATAGGTAGGGATATAGTGAACACAGCCATATGCAGTATATCATCTAATATAGGCATTAAAGATATTTCTGTGGTGGTGTTTAATCAGCTAAGCTATGAAAGATCTGACATAGTTAAATTTGAGCTGCCTGAGGGTTGGGATAGTGCCTTAATTTACGACGGGGATAGGCTTTTGCCGTCGCAGGTAGTAGAGGGCAATAAGGTAATATTCTTTGCAGAGAGAGTTCCTTCAAAAGGTTATAAGGTTTACACATTAAAAAAAGCTGAGGCTCCCAATGAACGCAATGGCGAGCTTAAGGCAAGTAAGGCTGAGCTAGAGAACAGGTTCTTTGATATTCGGCTGGATGATAGCGGCAATATCGTATCTATATACGATAAAATAAATGATAGGGAAGTGCTAAAAGCCAATCATCGAGCGAATGTGCTACAGGCGTTTGAAGATAAGCCCCATAACTATGATGCGTGGGATATAAATATATACTATCAGGAAAAAATGTGGGAGATTGATGGCGTAGAGAGCATCGATGTGGTGGAACAAGGTCCGGTTAGAGCCGCCCTTAAAATAAAGAGAAAATTCATGGATTCTGTTATAGAGCAGATCATTTACATTTATAAAGACATACCGAGGATAGACTTTGCCAACAAAATAGATTGGAAGGAAAAACAGATCCTGCTCAAAGCGGCATTTCCTGTAGATATACACGCTGACAAGGCCACCTATGAGATCCAGTACGGCAACGTAGAGAGGCCTACTCACTGGAACACGAGCTGGGATTATGCCCGCTTTGAAGTTCCTGCTCATAGGTGGGTGGACCTGTCAGAGGGCGGCTATGGAGTCAGTTTGTTAAACGACTGCAAGTACGGCCATGACATTAAGGATTCGGTGATGAGGATTACGCTTCTCAAGTCTGCAATCCAACCCAATGAAGATGCGGACAGGGAGTTGCACGAGTTTACCTACTCGCTGTACCCTCACAGTGGGGATTGGAAGGCCGCTGATGTGGTGTCCATGGCTTACAACCTCAATTGCCCCATGTACGCTAAGGTAGAAATGCCCCACCAAGGCAAACTGCCTTCAGAGCTTTCGTTGCTCGGTGTGGACAAAAACAATGTGGTGGTAGAGGTGGTA
- a CDS encoding helix-turn-helix domain-containing protein, protein MDIVKASKKLSELDIQIAMDNIVVDILWFRVMILDGMWNISRHTHSSFEFHFVSSGACEVVLDSGGFVAKAGEFYVTAPGVYHQQRSVGDGHYVEYSINCDFKKLNEGFSEACGILDALSSARCMPVKDIYNAIEYFYRALEEAYHQKIGFYNNIKCLAAIIIAMAARAVSKGNESTYDVPLKAKEDDYRFTIIRKFIEDNIANNITTVDVANYMHLSHKQVCRIVRRKTGGSTKDLIDRIKLDRAKSLLKDTRLSIKEIASVLGFSSEYYFNQFFKRKEGYPPGVYRNNIKNV, encoded by the coding sequence ATGGATATTGTCAAAGCATCAAAAAAGCTGTCAGAGCTAGATATCCAGATCGCTATGGATAATATTGTCGTCGATATTTTATGGTTTAGGGTGATGATTTTAGACGGAATGTGGAATATCAGTAGGCATACCCACTCCAGCTTTGAATTTCACTTTGTCTCATCAGGCGCCTGCGAAGTGGTATTAGACAGTGGAGGATTTGTGGCTAAAGCTGGGGAGTTTTATGTAACAGCGCCTGGCGTGTATCACCAGCAGAGATCTGTTGGCGATGGTCATTACGTGGAATACAGCATAAATTGCGATTTTAAAAAATTAAATGAAGGGTTTTCGGAAGCCTGCGGTATTCTTGATGCATTGTCATCTGCCAGATGTATGCCTGTGAAGGATATATACAATGCTATAGAGTATTTTTATCGAGCGCTGGAAGAGGCATACCATCAAAAAATAGGTTTTTACAACAATATAAAATGCTTGGCTGCTATAATAATAGCCATGGCCGCAAGAGCTGTAAGTAAAGGCAATGAGTCGACGTACGATGTACCGCTTAAAGCGAAAGAAGACGACTACAGGTTTACTATAATAAGGAAATTTATTGAGGATAATATAGCCAATAATATTACCACAGTGGATGTAGCGAATTACATGCATCTGAGCCATAAACAGGTGTGCAGGATAGTGAGGAGGAAAACAGGAGGCTCTACTAAAGACCTGATTGACCGCATAAAACTCGATAGAGCCAAAAGTCTATTAAAGGATACAAGGCTGAGCATTAAGGAAATTGCCAGTGTATTAGGTTTTTCCAGTGAGTATTATTTTAATCAATTTTTTAAAAGGAAAGAAGGGTACCCACCTGGGGTGTATAGAAACAACATTAAAAATGTCTAA
- a CDS encoding radical SAM protein → MNRDFGHPCFNPGTVKTHGRVHLPVAPRCNIKCKYCDRKTHCANENRPGLAAKVMSPDEALAYLSDVLKREPRISVTGIAGPGDPLYNYETFEMLRLIKKEFPDMILCLSTNGLLLYDTIYNLVDCGVSTLTVTINAVDPYIGEKIYEYVAYEGKTYRGYQAAQLLIEKQLEGIKAAVDNGLLVKINTVAIPGVNTDHVHDIAKTVKKLGVVLMNIMPLIPQGDFSNILPPDCQQLDKMRKESSSIIQQMYHCRQCRADASGLLE, encoded by the coding sequence ATGAATAGAGATTTTGGACATCCGTGTTTTAACCCGGGAACAGTAAAAACCCATGGTAGGGTTCATCTTCCTGTGGCTCCACGCTGTAATATAAAATGTAAGTATTGCGATAGGAAAACTCATTGTGCTAACGAAAATCGCCCTGGTCTCGCGGCGAAGGTTATGTCGCCCGATGAGGCATTGGCTTATTTGTCTGATGTATTAAAAAGAGAACCGAGGATATCGGTGACGGGAATTGCAGGTCCGGGGGACCCGCTGTATAACTATGAAACCTTTGAAATGTTGCGCTTGATAAAAAAAGAGTTTCCTGATATGATATTATGTTTAAGTACCAACGGTTTGCTGCTATACGATACTATTTATAATTTAGTGGATTGTGGCGTTAGCACCCTGACAGTAACCATTAATGCTGTAGATCCTTATATAGGAGAAAAGATATACGAATACGTTGCGTACGAGGGCAAGACGTATCGCGGTTACCAAGCTGCTCAATTGCTGATAGAAAAGCAGTTAGAGGGAATAAAAGCGGCGGTAGATAACGGACTTTTAGTTAAAATAAATACCGTTGCTATACCCGGCGTAAATACAGATCACGTTCACGATATAGCAAAAACAGTTAAAAAATTAGGGGTGGTATTAATGAATATAATGCCTCTTATTCCCCAGGGGGATTTTTCTAATATTTTGCCTCCGGATTGTCAACAACTGGACAAAATGAGGAAAGAGAGCTCGTCTATCATTCAGCAAATGTACCATTGCCGTCAATGCAGGGCTGACGCGTCAGGTCTTCTTGAATAA
- a CDS encoding nitrogenase component 1, producing MISEYTYARQLNENPCNMCMPMGGIIPFKGVEKSMVIIHGSQGCCTYMRRHISEHFNEPVDVASSSLNEKETIYGGEKNLKKALDNVMKVYVPTVIGVLTTCLTETIGEDIDRIVSSYREERGLDDVFIITVPTPGYGGTHSEGYFMTARRIIEEMIKQGSALKYRKKPEKPRINVIIPHISPADIREIKRLLDTMGADYILFPDYSDTLDSPFSRPYKKIPDGGTKILDICSMTESVATVQMGVTVDDKISPGKYLQKDFGIPLYNIPIPIGIDNTDLFLNTLKMITGNEIPEDLKKERGRLIDCMIDSHKYNSEGRCAIIGEPENVYAVSKLCMENGVYPAVVATGSKNNVLLNLLKNILYESPYDVTILSETDFTTIRQKCREMGVNIAIGHSDGRYLTEREGIPLVRYGYPIHDRVGGQRILSVGYRGTMMFLDRITNTLLERKHRNYRESLYKQFYTA from the coding sequence GTGATCAGTGAATATACTTATGCCAGGCAATTAAACGAAAATCCCTGTAACATGTGTATGCCCATGGGAGGGATTATACCTTTTAAAGGCGTAGAGAAATCCATGGTTATAATCCACGGCTCCCAGGGCTGCTGCACTTACATGCGACGGCATATTTCTGAGCATTTCAATGAACCTGTCGATGTGGCCTCATCGTCGTTAAACGAAAAAGAAACCATATATGGCGGTGAAAAGAATTTAAAAAAAGCGCTGGATAACGTGATGAAGGTATACGTACCTACGGTGATTGGCGTACTTACTACTTGCCTTACTGAAACTATAGGTGAAGACATAGATAGGATTGTATCTTCGTACCGTGAAGAGAGGGGATTGGATGATGTATTTATAATTACGGTTCCTACTCCAGGGTATGGTGGAACCCACAGTGAAGGCTATTTTATGACGGCAAGGCGAATTATCGAGGAAATGATAAAGCAGGGTAGTGCTTTAAAGTACAGGAAAAAGCCTGAAAAACCTAGAATAAACGTAATTATACCCCATATAAGTCCTGCTGATATAAGGGAAATAAAGAGATTATTGGATACTATGGGTGCTGATTATATACTTTTTCCCGACTATTCTGATACCCTTGATAGCCCTTTTAGTAGACCTTATAAAAAAATACCTGATGGCGGTACTAAAATTCTGGATATATGTTCTATGACTGAAAGTGTAGCTACCGTACAAATGGGTGTAACCGTAGATGACAAAATATCTCCTGGCAAGTATCTGCAGAAGGATTTTGGCATACCTCTGTATAATATTCCTATTCCTATAGGAATAGATAATACAGATTTATTTTTAAATACATTAAAAATGATTACAGGGAATGAAATTCCAGAGGATTTAAAAAAAGAGAGAGGAAGACTCATAGATTGCATGATAGATTCCCATAAGTATAATTCCGAGGGGCGCTGCGCTATTATAGGAGAGCCTGAAAACGTGTACGCCGTTTCAAAGTTGTGCATGGAAAATGGTGTATATCCAGCAGTGGTTGCTACGGGTAGTAAAAATAACGTATTGCTTAATCTCTTAAAAAATATTCTTTATGAATCGCCTTATGATGTAACTATTTTAAGTGAAACAGATTTTACTACCATAAGGCAAAAATGCAGGGAAATGGGAGTTAATATAGCAATAGGGCATTCCGACGGCAGGTATCTGACCGAGCGCGAGGGAATACCTCTGGTAAGATACGGTTATCCCATTCACGATAGGGTAGGCGGTCAAAGAATACTGTCGGTAGGGTATAGGGGTACGATGATGTTTCTGGATAGGATAACCAATACTCTTCTGGAGCGCAAACACAGGAATTACAGAGAATCTCTTTACAAACAATTTTACACTGCTTGA
- the modB gene encoding molybdate ABC transporter permease subunit, whose amino-acid sequence MQGIDLFPLFLSLKVASIATFFSIILGLPLAYCLSRSKSQLADAFDTLATLPVIFPPTVLGYYLLIFIGRQSLIGKFLENNFGIILVFTPAGAVIASMIVSVPFLIRYARSAFAEINPDVLDAARLLGRSEINIFFSVAIPIAWRGVATAIIMAFARALGDFGTTLMVSGDIPGYTRTMPLAVYDAIQGGDINLANKLVIIMTVTAVFLLFLLNGLKNRTIKGRQ is encoded by the coding sequence ATGCAAGGAATCGATCTATTCCCGTTATTTTTATCATTAAAGGTGGCTTCTATTGCCACGTTTTTTTCTATTATACTGGGACTTCCTCTAGCGTATTGCTTGAGCAGGTCAAAAAGTCAGCTGGCCGATGCTTTTGATACCCTTGCAACTCTTCCGGTGATTTTTCCACCAACTGTCCTTGGGTATTATTTGTTGATCTTTATAGGTCGGCAGAGTCTTATAGGTAAATTTCTTGAAAATAATTTTGGGATAATACTGGTTTTTACACCTGCTGGTGCGGTAATCGCCTCTATGATAGTATCAGTGCCTTTCCTAATCAGATATGCCAGATCGGCCTTTGCGGAAATAAATCCTGACGTACTGGATGCGGCCAGGTTGTTAGGAAGAAGTGAAATAAATATATTTTTCTCTGTGGCTATTCCTATAGCGTGGAGGGGGGTTGCTACAGCGATCATTATGGCTTTTGCAAGGGCTTTGGGGGATTTTGGTACTACTCTTATGGTATCAGGAGATATCCCTGGATACACGCGGACGATGCCACTTGCTGTTTATGATGCTATACAGGGTGGAGATATAAACCTTGCTAATAAACTGGTTATTATCATGACAGTGACTGCAGTGTTTCTCCTTTTTTTGCTCAATGGTTTAAAGAATAGAACGATAAAGGGGAGACAGTAG